The following coding sequences lie in one Saccopteryx bilineata isolate mSacBil1 chromosome X, mSacBil1_pri_phased_curated, whole genome shotgun sequence genomic window:
- the TCEAL7 gene encoding transcription elongation factor A protein-like 7 — protein MQKPYREHEGKPKCSMPKRELPYGEFEQQQTEGNFRQRLLQSLEEFKEDIDYRHFNNEEMTREGDEMERYLEKIMGLRKKFRALHSNHRHSRYRPYLI, from the exons ATGCAAAAACCCTACAGAGAACATGAAGGGAAACCCAAATGCAGCATGCCAAAGAGAGAACTGCCCTATGGAGAGTTTGAACAGCAGCAAACTGAAGGGAATTTTAGGCAAAGGCTGCTTCAGTCTCTCGAGGAATTTAAAGAagacatag attATAGGCATTTTAATAATGAAGAAATGACAAGAGAGGGAGATGAAATGGAAAGGTATTTGGAAAAGATAATGGGTCTGAGAAAGAAGTTTAGGGCTTTGCATTCCAACCATAGGCATTCCCGGTACCGTCCTTATCTCATTTAA